One Ignavibacterium sp. DNA segment encodes these proteins:
- the sucB gene encoding 2-oxoglutarate dehydrogenase, E2 component, dihydrolipoamide succinyltransferase gives MDVIMPKMGESVNEGTIIKWHKKVGELVKRDEIIFEISTDKVDTEIPAAESGVLSEILVKEGETVEVGSVVARIQTSEEPEKDIPSQEVKLQSITKPAAESVEKSEDVVKEIPKSSTDSMIEIAMPKMGESIVEGTIIKWHKKTGDAVKKDETIFEISTDKVDTEIPSPESGVLVEILVGEQETVAVGTVVAKLAVGSAVKTAPAVQQEVIKEKPFIEKPVSLQNNISETVKKSSEEKGSSADFYSPLVLSVAQKENISLDELKSIDGTGLEGRVTKKDILNYVEKRKTTKAQLQFKKEIKTASPAPEFIPALSPVVYSDADVDRIPMDNIRQRIMDHMVLSRDTSVHVTGLVEVDMTRIHNFINSKKDELLKNENAKLTYMAFIADAVVKSLKKYPLVNSSIDGNVILQKKFINLGIAVAIEPTGLIVPNIKGAGDRNIIGLARAITDLANRSRTKRLTPDDISNGTFTITNYGVFGTVFGTPIINQPEVAILGVGAVQKKPVVIEVNDSDTIAIRHIMALTLSHDHRLVDGMLGGLFLKNVKEILENFDGSL, from the coding sequence ATGGACGTAATTATGCCCAAAATGGGTGAGAGCGTAAATGAAGGAACAATAATCAAATGGCATAAAAAAGTTGGAGAACTGGTAAAACGAGATGAAATTATTTTTGAAATAAGTACTGATAAAGTTGATACTGAGATTCCTGCTGCAGAATCAGGTGTGCTGTCTGAAATATTGGTAAAAGAAGGGGAAACGGTTGAAGTGGGAAGTGTAGTTGCAAGAATTCAGACTTCTGAAGAACCGGAAAAAGATATTCCGTCTCAGGAAGTTAAATTACAAAGTATAACAAAACCAGCTGCTGAATCTGTTGAAAAAAGTGAAGATGTAGTTAAAGAAATTCCCAAATCGTCAACAGACAGTATGATCGAAATAGCAATGCCAAAAATGGGTGAATCAATTGTTGAGGGAACAATAATTAAATGGCATAAGAAAACCGGTGATGCTGTAAAGAAAGATGAAACAATTTTTGAAATAAGTACTGATAAAGTTGATACTGAAATTCCATCTCCGGAAAGCGGAGTATTGGTTGAAATTTTAGTAGGCGAACAAGAAACTGTTGCAGTTGGAACTGTTGTTGCAAAGTTAGCTGTTGGCTCAGCTGTTAAAACTGCACCAGCAGTGCAGCAGGAAGTTATAAAGGAAAAACCTTTTATTGAAAAACCAGTTTCTTTACAGAATAATATTTCTGAAACTGTTAAAAAATCTTCTGAAGAAAAGGGAAGCAGCGCTGACTTTTATTCACCGCTGGTACTAAGCGTTGCCCAAAAAGAAAATATAAGTTTAGATGAACTTAAATCAATTGATGGAACCGGTTTGGAGGGAAGAGTAACTAAAAAAGATATTTTAAATTATGTAGAGAAAAGAAAAACTACTAAGGCTCAGCTTCAGTTTAAAAAAGAAATTAAAACTGCTTCACCTGCACCAGAATTTATTCCTGCATTATCACCGGTTGTGTACAGCGATGCAGATGTTGACAGAATTCCAATGGATAACATACGTCAGCGGATAATGGATCATATGGTGCTCAGCAGGGATACTTCTGTTCATGTAACTGGGCTGGTTGAAGTTGATATGACAAGAATTCATAATTTTATAAATTCTAAAAAAGATGAATTATTAAAAAATGAAAATGCTAAACTGACATACATGGCTTTTATTGCTGATGCTGTTGTTAAATCATTAAAAAAATATCCATTAGTAAATTCTTCTATTGACGGCAATGTAATACTTCAGAAGAAATTTATTAATCTTGGTATTGCAGTAGCAATCGAACCAACCGGATTAATTGTCCCGAATATTAAAGGAGCAGGCGATAGAAATATAATTGGACTTGCAAGAGCAATTACAGATTTAGCTAACAGATCCCGTACAAAAAGATTGACTCCGGATGATATTTCAAACGGAACATTTACAATTACAAATTACGGAGTCTTTGGAACTGTATTCGGAACACCAATTATCAATCAACCTGAAGTTGCAATACTTGGAGTTGGTGCTGTCCAGAAAAAACCTGTTGTTATAGAAGTGAATGATTCAGATACAATTGCGATAAGACATATTATGGCTTTGACATTGTCCCACGATCATCGGTTAGTTGATGGTATGTTAGGCGGATTGTTCCTGAAGAATGTTAAAGAAATATTAGAAAATTTTGACGGCAGCTTATAA
- a CDS encoding T9SS type A sorting domain-containing protein — MKKRFKNLISMFGMLTLLLFVFNTTGLSQSYPLVTLYDINYIADSTLYPNFPFSPLAGDTVRVRGVAMVRTVVGSDEPGVGDRRPVIWAGPRWSCYIQDKDNPEWRGLVVLQEDTSSANAQQTLFDLADTATVYEFTGVVKPYFQTTQLLLITSPVPIPIEEIEVLPERPAPTQITIEDLYTGTSGNYSMRKYMNTYVELVADANHNLITSDRVTGTGSTSGNFKINDGQGRYIIVYAQSTYFKMNSDGIRPDYESPVNGTYLSYIRGILTMRSNANIGVDYWLVPLYPEDLGDPLILPPSVTNVTRNLVLVAPNQSVDVSCIAKGVQADLQSVKIFYRVNNGTLDSVDMAATSGDTLFTGTIPGVSADSAFVDFYIRATDLNGTSMTNPFNPNTSRYFYFVLNRPLTIREVQYSPFGNGLSGYYNYPVTVSGIVTADTVGRFTSTGFGAPSSANRIIIQDGTGTWSGIWLNAANTTKDVFGLKMGDFVTVTGVVKEDYDVTRLDNISVLDINSNNNPLPEATVVTTGSIGTLPSNNVAAEQWESVLIKFENVSITDVNADGNPGPDPGSGSSRNFGEIVINDGTGNVRCELQDGNHKYHNDWNANLGNNPNFVSVDSGATLTSLTGYLYFSHSYYKLVPRITDDFNNYTVVSVDDQSNLIPGSFTVNQNYPNPFNPSTVISYSIPNEAFVTVKVYNVLGQEVATLLNDIQSAGVHKINFNASKLSSGIYFYSVKADNHSDVKKMILMK; from the coding sequence ATGAAAAAAAGATTTAAAAACCTGATTTCAATGTTTGGGATGCTGACATTGTTGTTGTTTGTTTTTAATACTACAGGATTAAGTCAAAGCTATCCATTGGTAACATTGTATGACATTAATTATATCGCAGATTCAACTCTATATCCAAATTTTCCTTTTTCACCATTAGCTGGTGATACTGTTAGAGTAAGAGGAGTTGCTATGGTAAGAACTGTAGTTGGTTCTGATGAACCTGGTGTAGGTGATAGAAGACCGGTGATTTGGGCTGGTCCAAGATGGTCTTGTTATATTCAGGATAAAGATAATCCTGAATGGAGAGGATTAGTGGTTTTGCAGGAAGACACATCAAGTGCTAATGCGCAGCAGACTCTTTTTGATTTAGCTGATACCGCAACAGTATATGAATTTACTGGAGTAGTAAAACCATATTTTCAAACAACACAGCTGTTGTTGATAACCAGTCCGGTTCCAATTCCAATTGAAGAAATTGAAGTTTTACCTGAGCGACCTGCACCAACTCAAATTACAATAGAAGATTTATATACAGGTACATCCGGCAATTACTCTATGAGAAAATATATGAATACTTATGTTGAGTTAGTTGCAGATGCAAATCATAATCTTATTACTTCTGACAGAGTTACAGGTACAGGTTCTACATCAGGAAATTTTAAAATCAATGATGGACAGGGCAGATATATTATAGTATATGCCCAATCTACATATTTTAAGATGAATTCAGACGGTATCAGACCGGATTATGAATCACCTGTAAACGGAACCTATCTATCTTATATACGCGGTATCCTTACAATGAGGTCAAATGCTAATATAGGCGTTGATTATTGGTTAGTTCCTTTATATCCGGAAGATTTAGGTGATCCTTTAATTTTACCGCCGTCAGTAACTAATGTTACAAGAAATTTGGTATTAGTTGCACCAAATCAGTCGGTTGATGTAAGCTGTATCGCTAAAGGAGTTCAGGCAGATCTTCAGAGTGTTAAAATATTTTATAGAGTAAACAATGGTACACTTGATTCAGTAGATATGGCAGCAACATCTGGCGATACTTTGTTTACCGGTACAATACCAGGGGTTTCTGCTGATTCTGCTTTTGTTGATTTTTATATTAGAGCAACTGATCTTAATGGAACTTCAATGACCAATCCATTTAATCCTAATACTTCAAGATATTTTTATTTTGTATTAAACAGACCTTTAACAATAAGAGAAGTTCAGTATTCTCCGTTTGGCAATGGATTAAGCGGATATTACAATTATCCTGTTACTGTTTCCGGAATTGTAACCGCTGATACTGTTGGCAGATTTACTAGTACAGGTTTTGGTGCACCAAGCAGCGCAAATAGAATAATAATTCAAGATGGAACCGGAACCTGGAGCGGAATATGGCTGAATGCTGCTAATACAACTAAAGATGTTTTTGGATTAAAGATGGGTGACTTTGTTACAGTAACAGGTGTTGTTAAAGAAGACTATGATGTTACACGTCTTGACAATATCTCCGTGCTGGATATTAACTCAAATAACAATCCGCTGCCGGAGGCAACCGTAGTAACAACTGGAAGCATCGGTACATTACCCTCAAATAATGTAGCAGCAGAACAATGGGAATCTGTATTAATTAAATTTGAAAATGTTAGTATTACAGATGTTAATGCAGATGGAAATCCGGGACCCGACCCGGGAAGCGGCAGCAGCAGAAATTTTGGTGAGATTGTTATTAATGACGGTACCGGTAATGTCAGATGTGAATTACAGGATGGCAATCATAAATATCATAATGATTGGAATGCTAACTTAGGTAATAATCCTAATTTCGTTTCTGTTGATAGCGGAGCAACATTAACAAGTCTTACAGGATATTTATACTTTTCACACAGTTATTACAAATTAGTACCAAGAATTACTGATGATTTTAATAATTACACTGTAGTTAGTGTTGATGATCAGAGTAATTTAATTCCAGGCAGCTTTACAGTTAATCAAAATTATCCTAATCCATTTAATCCTTCAACGGTGATTTCATACTCTATTCCGAATGAAGCATTTGTTACGGTTAAAGTATATAATGTGTTAGGTCAGGAAGTAGCAACACTGTTGAATGATATTCAGTCTGCCGGTGTTCATAAAATAAATTTCAACGCTTCTAAACTTTCATCAGGAATTTATTTTTATAGCGTAAAAGCTGATAATCATTCAGATGTTAAGAAAATGATTCTTATGAAATAA
- a CDS encoding TonB-dependent receptor — translation MKFYLLKKRLSFKFCASSAKNIKTLFLILILFSVSQLELKAQTAALTGKITDKETGEALPGVNIILKGTYYGAATDVNGKFSILSINPGTYNVEVSLIGYKSVQFTGYQFSAGQTKKLDVELEETVLTLGQDVVVVGEKPLMDVEETQSKRTISKDEIELSAVENITDLVSMQAGVIKSDNEIHIRGGRSYENAFLLDGVSVQDPLAGTGFGLQLSANSIEEVEIITGGYNAEYGQATSGVVNVRTREGGEKYHGAISYKTDHLGSSQSNFVFNTDILEANLNGPEPITSFLLPALGLKLPGELTFFGNFYGGLTDGIAQGYIKKKANKVYSSIFKGSDFAPRAENNWFWMGKFTYKYSPTLKFNYSINQSVNINQNSQSLQSNLEYVEPSPGYQFTYQNILDSANTYTHNNIYQTFSLTHTLNNKTFYELKINYFFTHLRADANGKKWYQYNEPKDIPNFPIQYYNTNRDTLGIIPGDGFWDLGNPSTWHDHYVEEFSIRGDLTSFFDEKNKFKAGFDFHFQEMQSIDIYQPWVGELGFNNDIYKVHPAMGSFYAQDNINFSGMILNFGLRLDYWFPGKYVDDAIDNPDVITIPDQIRDSYKENSFSWFGNRRFKARLSPRLGISHPVSDNQTLFFSYGHFSKWPKPQFVYAKLNPVSAQSSYQKFGNPNLNPETTVAYELGLKTQFTNDDVLTITAYYKDIFEYVSTRSAKINSIRLSSQSFTTYVNSDYARSRGVEIEYKKRIGRWFTGSADFTYSIVTGKSTTPDEGVLVLKGDINESVKELYMSWDRPVSFSIFANFYVERDNALFGFGNGILDDYNISVRSQFRSGKRYTPVVFTGYDAQTGRPEYESSRYDRYSKIGNDWFWIDLNFEKYFSIGQFKFSIILEINNLLDTKNSAIINPVTGKAYEYGDPTPISWNDPLYPDLQAPISAYPFNPARYLTRRNIKFGVSLKF, via the coding sequence ATGAAATTTTATTTACTGAAAAAAAGACTGTCATTTAAGTTTTGTGCTTCTTCTGCAAAAAATATTAAAACATTATTCCTGATTTTAATATTGTTTTCTGTAAGCCAATTGGAGTTGAAGGCACAAACTGCTGCACTCACTGGAAAGATAACAGACAAAGAAACCGGAGAGGCTCTGCCAGGTGTAAATATTATTTTAAAAGGTACCTACTATGGCGCCGCTACTGATGTTAATGGTAAATTCAGTATTCTATCAATAAATCCCGGTACTTATAATGTAGAAGTTTCTCTGATTGGATATAAGTCAGTTCAGTTTACCGGTTATCAGTTTAGTGCAGGACAAACAAAAAAGCTTGATGTTGAACTTGAAGAAACCGTTCTTACACTTGGGCAGGATGTTGTAGTTGTTGGTGAAAAACCACTTATGGATGTTGAAGAAACACAAAGTAAAAGAACTATTTCCAAAGATGAAATCGAGCTTTCTGCAGTTGAAAACATTACAGACCTTGTTAGTATGCAGGCAGGTGTAATAAAATCTGATAATGAAATTCATATCAGAGGCGGACGCTCATACGAAAATGCTTTTCTGCTGGATGGTGTTTCTGTTCAGGATCCGCTTGCAGGTACCGGATTTGGGCTGCAGTTAAGTGCTAATTCAATTGAAGAAGTTGAGATCATTACCGGAGGTTATAACGCTGAGTATGGACAGGCTACTTCGGGTGTTGTGAATGTTAGAACCAGAGAAGGCGGCGAAAAATATCATGGCGCAATTTCTTACAAAACTGATCATCTTGGAAGTTCACAATCTAATTTTGTTTTTAATACTGATATTCTGGAAGCAAACCTTAACGGACCAGAGCCGATTACTTCGTTTTTATTGCCAGCACTTGGATTAAAACTACCAGGCGAATTAACATTCTTTGGAAATTTTTACGGCGGTTTAACTGACGGAATTGCTCAGGGTTATATTAAAAAGAAAGCAAATAAAGTTTACTCTTCTATATTCAAAGGCTCTGATTTTGCACCAAGAGCAGAAAACAATTGGTTTTGGATGGGTAAATTTACTTATAAATATTCACCGACTTTAAAGTTTAATTATTCAATAAATCAATCTGTAAATATTAATCAGAACTCTCAATCATTACAGTCAAATCTTGAATATGTTGAGCCGAGCCCCGGTTACCAATTTACATATCAAAATATTTTAGATAGTGCCAATACATATACTCATAATAATATTTATCAAACCTTCAGTTTAACACATACACTTAATAATAAAACATTTTATGAGTTGAAGATAAATTACTTCTTTACTCATTTAAGAGCTGATGCAAATGGAAAGAAATGGTATCAATATAACGAACCGAAGGATATTCCTAATTTTCCTATCCAATACTATAATACAAACAGAGATACACTTGGAATAATACCTGGAGATGGGTTTTGGGATTTAGGAAATCCATCTACCTGGCATGACCATTATGTTGAAGAGTTTTCTATCAGAGGTGATCTCACAAGCTTTTTTGATGAAAAGAACAAATTTAAAGCAGGCTTCGATTTTCACTTTCAGGAAATGCAGTCAATTGATATCTATCAGCCTTGGGTCGGTGAACTTGGATTTAACAATGATATTTATAAAGTGCATCCGGCTATGGGCTCATTCTATGCTCAGGATAATATTAATTTCAGCGGGATGATACTTAATTTTGGTCTGAGATTAGATTATTGGTTCCCCGGTAAATATGTTGATGATGCAATTGATAACCCGGATGTAATTACTATTCCAGATCAGATAAGAGATTCTTATAAAGAAAACTCATTCAGTTGGTTTGGGAACCGAAGATTTAAAGCGAGATTAAGCCCACGTTTAGGAATATCACATCCTGTTTCTGATAATCAAACATTGTTTTTCTCTTATGGACATTTTAGTAAATGGCCAAAACCACAGTTTGTCTATGCAAAGTTAAATCCTGTAAGTGCTCAATCGTCTTATCAAAAGTTTGGCAATCCCAATTTAAATCCTGAAACCACCGTTGCTTATGAACTTGGACTTAAAACCCAGTTTACTAATGATGATGTTCTTACAATTACCGCTTATTACAAAGATATATTTGAATATGTAAGCACACGCTCTGCTAAAATCAATTCTATCAGATTATCATCACAAAGTTTTACAACTTATGTTAATTCGGATTATGCACGTTCAAGAGGAGTTGAGATCGAATATAAAAAGCGAATTGGAAGATGGTTTACCGGTTCGGCAGATTTCACTTATTCGATTGTAACAGGTAAAAGCACAACTCCTGATGAGGGTGTTTTAGTGTTGAAAGGCGATATTAATGAATCAGTAAAAGAACTTTATATGTCCTGGGACCGGCCAGTTAGCTTTTCTATATTTGCAAATTTTTATGTTGAAAGGGATAATGCACTATTCGGTTTTGGCAATGGAATACTTGATGATTACAATATAAGCGTTCGTTCTCAGTTTCGGTCCGGTAAAAGATATACACCGGTAGTCTTTACTGGCTATGATGCACAAACCGGCAGACCTGAATATGAATCCAGCAGATATGACAGATATAGCAAAATAGGAAATGATTGGTTCTGGATAGATCTTAATTTTGAAAAATATTTTTCAATAGGTCAATTCAAGTTTTCAATTATTCTGGAAATAAATAATCTTCTGGACACAAAAAACTCAGCTATAATTAATCCTGTAACAGGCAAAGCTTATGAATATGGCGATCCTACTCCGATTTCGTGGAATGATCCTTTATACCCTGATTTACAGGCACCAATTTCTGCGTATCCTTTTAATCCGGCAAGATATTTAACAAGAAGGAATATCAAGTTTGGTGTGAGCTTAAAATTTTAA
- a CDS encoding PorV/PorQ family protein, with protein MKKIFAITIISFLLTSTGFSQLFPVLGGQRAGISAAQFLKIGVGGRATAMGDAFVAVANDASSLYWNPAGLTQFAENQIMFSHNNWVVDINHDFLGAVYHLDETNAFGVSFVALTMQDMPVTTEFAPFGTGEYFGFSDISIAVTYSRKMTDKFSFGGTVRYIEETLDKLKMRGFMIDLGTYYWTGLGSSRFAVAVSNFGSNLAPDGEIILIGKRKKSEWQDFAPPTIFRIGFAIEPYEDEEHAVTTSIQLNHPNDNSENIVTGVEYNWKKTFYLRAGYKFNVDEQNISIGAGVNVPVSIANVSLDYAYSNFVRLGSAHRFSILLGL; from the coding sequence ATGAAAAAAATATTTGCAATAACTATTATCAGTTTTCTATTAACTTCAACTGGATTTAGTCAGCTTTTTCCTGTACTTGGCGGTCAGCGCGCCGGTATATCAGCAGCTCAGTTTCTTAAAATCGGAGTAGGCGGCAGAGCAACCGCAATGGGTGATGCTTTTGTAGCTGTTGCGAATGATGCTTCTTCGCTTTACTGGAACCCCGCCGGTTTAACACAATTTGCTGAGAATCAGATAATGTTCTCACATAACAATTGGGTAGTTGATATTAATCATGACTTTTTGGGTGCTGTTTATCATCTTGATGAAACTAATGCCTTTGGTGTTTCTTTCGTTGCGCTTACAATGCAGGATATGCCGGTAACAACCGAATTTGCTCCGTTTGGAACTGGAGAATATTTTGGATTTAGTGATATCTCTATTGCTGTAACGTATTCAAGAAAAATGACTGACAAATTTAGTTTTGGAGGAACAGTAAGATATATTGAAGAAACTCTTGATAAGTTGAAAATGCGTGGCTTTATGATAGACCTTGGCACTTATTATTGGACAGGACTTGGATCTTCAAGATTTGCAGTTGCTGTTTCAAATTTTGGCAGCAATTTAGCACCTGATGGCGAAATTATTTTAATTGGAAAAAGGAAGAAATCTGAATGGCAGGATTTTGCACCGCCAACTATATTCAGAATTGGATTTGCGATTGAACCTTATGAGGATGAAGAACACGCAGTTACAACTTCAATACAACTTAATCATCCTAACGATAATAGTGAAAATATAGTTACCGGTGTTGAGTATAACTGGAAAAAAACTTTTTACCTTAGAGCCGGATATAAGTTTAATGTCGATGAACAAAACATTTCAATTGGCGCTGGTGTAAATGTTCCTGTTAGTATAGCAAATGTTAGTTTGGATTATGCGTATTCAAATTTTGTAAGATTAGGTTCAGCTCACAGATTTTCAATTCTGTTGGGATTGTAG
- a CDS encoding phospholipase D-like domain-containing protein, with the protein MKLLNIFLFAFLLVSSAFSQPIIINEIYNSSTTDEWIELLVVQDSLDLRNWDIRDFSSTGNPQAPLSFSSNTLWSNLRKGTIIIIARAENTFSEDLDPSDYLLIVKSSNAIYLSGTPFSFAGTSDALQIRNSSQVHQFGVSWGTNNANSIPNPKVHFTSASSSGTSIIFIQDDVSKLTNTANWTINAGSSMGLGNSAANIAWINSLRTKLEGSGTATLLPQIVVGDSIIDLNFTYKKNPLYNINSLRIIIPEDFLWSQSQSEINYSNFTSNLSVNGDTIFFSNINFISDTVAITVNEVTAPHYTGRYKIKFQSGVNLVLADVSPLPSLLVYGAPIPIADAKINDNTGIGLRLGDLVTLRGIVTVSNQFGGPSYIQDNTGGISVFGSAFSNAVQIGDEVLVTGTVAQFNGLNQIENPTLHSIISSGNTVEPLITTPAALSGDGINGVENFEGKLVRVNGVVVSELNGNSVSNWAYKNYKLTGSNPSDTVQIRIDNDTQIIGLVAPAAKFDVIGVLSQYKPSLPFIGGYQIMPRVPADILSNGPIIEKYPEEVNLTSNSISLEWTTINPGTSRIRYGVTTNYELGVVELDNVLRTNHYLTVDELEAATIYHLQVFSVANGDTSFSSDIVSSTASAFPTTGEILVYFNKSINTSVSSGINANGNANFQNILIDRINNAKRSIDAALYSLSGTVGANIAAALLSAKNRGVKIRVIGEYDNRTTAPWNTLINNGIPYINDRFGNNDGSGIHHNKFFIIDYRGGMPDSVWVITGSWNPTDPGTNDDRQNLILIQDVALAGAYTLEFNEEWGSDTDSPNAANSRFGPRKLNNTPHNFVIAGNKVQLYFSPSDGTTAKIGRTLGKAEKSINVALLSFTRRDLADTIITVKNKGSKTRVILSNNTDTGSQFFYMQSAGVDIRLKGFTTGLLHHKYAVVDAEPFGYNASVITGSHNWSSSAENVNDENTLIIQDAQTANFYLQEFAARYYEAGGQDSLVTSIEEITETIPVQFNLYQNYPNPFNPVTNIRFDVPFTQKIELSVFDLLGQKIKELYNDVINAGSYTVEFNAGDLASGVYFYKIQSESFTDAKKLLLLK; encoded by the coding sequence ATGAAACTTCTTAATATTTTTTTATTTGCATTTCTGTTAGTCAGCAGTGCTTTTTCACAGCCGATAATAATTAATGAAATTTATAATTCAAGTACAACTGATGAATGGATTGAATTATTAGTAGTTCAGGATAGTCTTGATTTGAGGAACTGGGATATAAGAGATTTTAGCAGTACTGGCAATCCACAGGCGCCGCTTAGTTTTTCTTCAAATACTTTATGGAGTAATTTGAGAAAAGGCACAATTATTATTATTGCCCGCGCCGAAAATACTTTTTCAGAAGATCTTGATCCCAGTGATTATTTACTGATTGTTAAATCCAGTAATGCAATTTATTTATCAGGTACTCCGTTTTCATTTGCCGGAACTTCTGATGCGTTGCAGATTAGAAATTCTTCTCAAGTCCATCAGTTTGGTGTATCCTGGGGAACAAATAATGCTAATAGTATTCCTAATCCTAAAGTTCATTTTACAAGTGCATCTTCCAGCGGAACTTCAATAATATTTATTCAAGATGATGTATCTAAGTTAACAAACACAGCTAACTGGACGATTAATGCAGGTTCGTCAATGGGGTTGGGTAATTCTGCAGCAAATATTGCCTGGATAAATTCATTAAGAACAAAGTTGGAAGGATCAGGCACTGCAACACTTTTACCCCAGATTGTTGTTGGTGATTCGATAATTGATTTAAATTTTACCTATAAAAAAAATCCGCTGTACAATATCAATTCTTTGCGGATTATTATACCTGAAGATTTTTTGTGGTCTCAATCTCAATCTGAAATTAATTATTCAAACTTCACTTCCAACTTGAGTGTCAATGGAGATACAATATTTTTTAGTAATATAAATTTTATCAGTGATACTGTAGCTATAACAGTAAATGAAGTTACTGCACCTCATTATACAGGCAGATATAAGATTAAATTTCAGTCAGGGGTAAACTTAGTCCTTGCAGATGTTAGTCCGCTGCCGTCACTATTGGTTTATGGTGCTCCGATTCCTATTGCAGATGCTAAAATTAATGATAACACAGGAATAGGTTTAAGATTAGGCGATCTTGTTACTTTAAGAGGTATTGTAACTGTCAGTAATCAATTTGGAGGACCAAGTTACATTCAGGATAATACGGGAGGCATTTCTGTTTTTGGTTCAGCTTTTTCAAATGCTGTGCAAATAGGTGATGAAGTACTGGTTACCGGTACTGTTGCTCAGTTTAACGGACTTAATCAGATAGAAAACCCAACACTCCATTCAATCATCAGTTCAGGCAACACTGTTGAACCCCTTATTACTACTCCGGCAGCTTTAAGCGGTGATGGTATAAATGGAGTTGAAAACTTTGAAGGAAAATTGGTAAGAGTTAACGGAGTTGTTGTATCTGAATTAAATGGAAATTCAGTAAGTAACTGGGCTTATAAAAATTATAAACTTACAGGCTCAAATCCTTCAGATACTGTACAGATTAGGATTGATAACGATACACAGATTATCGGTCTCGTTGCTCCTGCAGCAAAGTTCGATGTTATTGGAGTCCTTAGTCAATACAAACCTTCTTTACCTTTTATCGGTGGATATCAAATAATGCCGCGGGTACCTGCAGATATTCTGTCTAACGGACCAATAATAGAAAAATATCCTGAAGAAGTTAATCTTACAAGCAATTCTATTTCCTTGGAATGGACAACTATAAATCCAGGTACTTCAAGAATACGATATGGCGTAACAACTAATTATGAACTTGGCGTGGTTGAACTTGATAATGTATTAAGAACAAATCATTACCTTACTGTTGATGAACTTGAAGCAGCAACAATCTATCATCTTCAGGTCTTTTCTGTTGCAAATGGAGATACAAGTTTTTCCAGTGATATAGTTTCAAGTACTGCTTCAGCATTTCCAACCACAGGCGAAATCCTGGTCTATTTTAACAAATCAATTAATACTTCTGTATCATCCGGAATTAATGCAAATGGAAATGCCAATTTTCAAAATATTCTTATTGATAGAATTAATAATGCAAAACGATCTATTGATGCCGCACTTTACAGCTTAAGCGGAACAGTGGGTGCAAATATTGCAGCTGCTCTTCTAAGTGCTAAAAACCGAGGGGTTAAAATCCGAGTAATCGGTGAGTATGATAACAGAACTACTGCACCATGGAATACTTTAATCAATAACGGAATACCTTATATAAATGATAGATTCGGCAATAACGACGGAAGCGGAATTCATCATAATAAGTTTTTCATCATAGATTATCGCGGCGGTATGCCTGATAGTGTTTGGGTTATCACCGGAAGTTGGAATCCAACTGACCCAGGAACAAATGATGACAGACAAAATCTTATACTTATTCAGGATGTTGCTCTAGCCGGTGCTTATACATTGGAATTTAATGAGGAGTGGGGTAGTGATACTGATTCTCCAAATGCTGCAAATTCAAGATTTGGACCAAGAAAACTTAACAACACACCGCATAATTTTGTAATTGCCGGTAATAAAGTTCAATTATATTTTAGCCCGAGTGACGGAACAACTGCAAAGATAGGAAGAACACTTGGCAAAGCTGAGAAATCCATAAATGTGGCATTACTTTCGTTTACAAGACGTGATCTTGCAGATACTATTATTACAGTAAAAAACAAAGGTTCTAAAACAAGGGTGATATTAAGTAATAATACCGATACAGGCAGTCAATTTTTTTATATGCAATCTGCTGGAGTAGATATAAGATTAAAAGGATTTACTACTGGTTTATTGCATCATAAATATGCTGTGGTTGATGCCGAACCATTTGGATATAATGCTTCAGTTATTACCGGATCTCATAACTGGTCATCTTCTGCAGAAAATGTTAATGATGAAAACACATTGATTATTCAAGATGCGCAAACTGCTAATTTTTATTTGCAGGAATTTGCCGCAAGATATTATGAAGCAGGCGGACAGGATTCTTTAGTAACAAGTATTGAGGAAATTACTGAGACAATTCCTGTTCAATTTAATTTGTACCAGAACTATCCGAACCCGTTTAATCCTGTTACAAATATTAGATTTGACGTGCCGTTTACTCAAAAAATCGAACTCTCCGTTTTCGATCTGCTTGGACAAAAAATTAAAGAGTTATATAACGATGTTATAAATGCAGGTTCATATACGGTTGAGTTTAATGCAGGTGATCTTGCAAGCGGAGTTTATTTTTATAAAATTCAGTCAGAATCATTTACTGATGCTAAGAAGCTTTTATTACTGAAGTAG